One genomic window of Nerophis lumbriciformis linkage group LG29, RoL_Nlum_v2.1, whole genome shotgun sequence includes the following:
- the LOC133572205 gene encoding uncharacterized protein — MHANKLPPVSKRNLQDPWDHRRNYQLHRTKVSFALPVVDTKGTSKPAHMQRNLKKQQLQDERRATIERDNLLLASSLARIEASRGLLDHKNQYQPMSLNADKRRAELLLVSRQNLNIYQRITARQSEYRRQLWMSDWEKAEKRRVNISRYPQGPKQKSNRKLKFAGVEENEETTH, encoded by the exons ATGCACGCCAACAAGTTACCGCCTGTCAGCAAACGCAACCTGCAGGACCCTTGGGACCACCGGCGTAACTACCAGCTACACCGCACCAAG GTAAGCTTCGCCCTCCCAGTGGTCGACACGAAGGGAACGAGCAAGCCCGCTCACATGCAACGcaacttgaaaaaacagcag CTGCAGGATGAGCGTCGGGCCACCATTGAGCGAGACAACCTCCTGCTGGCCTCCAGCCTGGCCCGCATAGAAGCTTCAAGAGGCCTACTGGACCACAAGAACCAGTACCAGCCCATGAG TCTGAACGCTGACAAGCGGCGGGCGGAGCTTCTGTTGGTCAGTCGGCAGAATCTGAACATCTACCAGCGAATCACAGCGCGTCAGTCCGAGTACCGCCGCCAGCTGTGGATGAGCGACTGGGAGAAGGCGGAGAAAAGGCGGGTCAATATTTCCCGTTACCCACAGGGCCCCAAACAG AAGTCAAACAGAAAGTTGAAGTTTGCGGGCGTGGAAGAAAATGAAGAGACGACTCATTAA
- the znf609a gene encoding zinc finger protein 609a produces MSLSGGPAGGKGVDSNAVDTYDSGDEWDIGVGNLIIDLDADLEKDKLEMSSSKEGGGIAAPPSAVAALPDNIKFVSPVSGGKDSKSKSKRTKNSKEGVKTAAVDAIKKEVPCRAPGDPQTQNLNSTLTKGSEKSGKASRVLTAVKKEKDGVSAKTKKDKLETSGDKEPGATLLLPGATRAGPFEGQQNSEMAEHLGHVALDSAGICQPVAMTTEEDEEEEEEMDNGECRKLKKMLCADKMDSPSSTSAPPPLHLLAPVSHSDISSSCEQIMVRTRSVAVNTADAALATDPECLGPCEPGTSVNLEGIVWQETEDGMLVVNVTWRNKTYVGTLLDCTRHDWAPPRFCDSPTSDVEMRSGRGRGKRMRPGGNAPANDNSTSSDNKGSSKTRGAAANSKGRRGSQTAGGLEDAKASPSSAKRKTKPASDMEPTSSSEDTKVSKRIRTSSTGTATTLHGGKTEPPAPPLLDPTCPSPVLIDCPHPNCNKKYKHINGLKYHQARAHNEHDVRLDQDADSEYGDELSLHPDPAACNGAAISPARSTTPKGRGFDAPSPSSGKQASKQGKKKGGEPEPEGTDGGEDAACLTDEASNDSMDDRKAKKMAAGAKADKITPKGVKPSRPVAPTGPGGPSLSPYSLQASSPAMGSVVQSVPKSPQMKNVQPKPPSLADPASSPSLTKDKKKKDKKKREGGKECDSPKGAGKEVRPEDVYGEASDALLNGSSDAQQNRLASIKAEADKVYSFTDNAPSPSIGGASRVEGAPPHHLNQNGADSASVKTGSPAYSDISDAGEDGEGRAEGVKVKTEPDAGPREGAKKALFPPQAPSKDSPYYHNYDSYYSPGYANPSPAAAAPPHVEGRVKKEEEPDVVEESKVKLEPQEDRKVDLGAQQPSVIQQRSNMYAQPLYYNQYYVPPYSYSPDQAYHAHLLASNPAYRQQYEERQRLADKKADGKDEWKQKASVPPTLTRAPSLTDLATKGKAKEAGPELAKSVIMVKSEDPKTSAAQPEGLKMKLSEAGHHGKDEAKAGAESARPSGVESAMWYRQEPDSRLWPYVYPNKYSEAPKAQEDERWKDERERDKKAKEERLRPKEVPHKEEAKEGAEGRAQMPPEEQRVAGKEMRPSHVQFSSPLAQHQGYMPYMHGPYAYGHQAYEPGHPGYRGMPSVMMQNYPGYLPAGYSFSAYGGKATVGEEGEKASRSSPTVKPTGESKALDLLQQHASQYKNKSPSVCDKAPHERDREGERPRSSPSQRMLPSHHHLGYPLLSGQYDLPYASGLSSSAIVASQQASAPSMYPPARR; encoded by the exons ATGTCCCTCAGCGGCGGCCCTGCAGGCGGGAAAGGTGTGGACTCCAACGCGGTGGACACGTACGACAGCGGCGATGAGTGGGACATCGGTGTCGGCAATCTGATTATTGACCTGGACGCCGACTTGGAGAAGGACAAACTGGAGATGTCGAGCAGCAAGGAGGGTGGGGGCATAGCCGCCCCTCCCAGCGCCGTGGCCGCTTTGCCGGACAACATCAAGTTTGTGAGTCCCGTGAGTGGCGGGAAGGACAGTAAATCGAAATCCAAACGTACTAAAAACTCCAAAGAAGGCGTTAAAACCGCCGCGGTGGACGCCATCAAAAAGGAGGTTCCGTGTCGGGCCCCTGGAGACCCACAGACACAGAACCTCAACTCTACCCTGACTAAGGGAAGCGAAAAGTCAGGCAAAGCCTCCCGCGTCCTCACCGCAGTCAAGAAGGAGAAGGACGGCGTGTCTGCAAAGACCAAGAAGGACAAACTGGAGACTAGCGGCGACAAGGAGCCCGGGGCCACACTGTTGCTTCCGGGGGCCACACGCGCCGGCCCTTTCGAGGGCCAACAGAACTCTGAAATGGCCGAGCACCTGGGTCACGTGGCATTGGACTCTGCGGGGATTTGCCAGCCTGTCGCCATGACAAccgaggaggacgaggaggaggaggaggagatggaCAACGGCGAGTGCAGGAAGCTGAAGAAGATGCTGTGTGCCGACAAG ATGGATTCTCCCTCCTCTACCTCTGCTCCCCCGCCGCTTCACCTGCTCGCCCCCGTGTCCCACAGCGACATCTCATCTTCCTGCGAACAGATCATGGTGCGCACGCGCTCGGTGGCGGTCAACACGGCAGACGCGGCGCTGGCCACCGACCCGGAGTGCTTGGGACCCTGCGAGCCTGGAACCAGCGTCAACCTGGAGGGCATCGTGTGGCAGGAGACCGAAGACG GCATGCTGGTGGTCAACGTGACCTGGAGGAACAAGACGTATGTTGGGACCCTGCTGGACTGCACCCGACATGACTGGGCCCCCCCAAG GTTCTGCGATTCCCCCACGAGTGACGTGGAGATGCGAAGTGGGCGCGGTCGAGGGAAGCGGATGAGGCCCGGCGGCAACGCACCAGCAAACGACAACAGCACGTCCTCCGACAACAAAGGCAGCAGCAAGACGCGCGGCGCGGCCGCCAACAGCAAAGGTCGTCGAGGCAGCCAGACAGCGGGCGGTTTGGAGGACGCCAAAGCCAGCCCTTCCTCCGCCAAGAGGAAGACCAAGCCTGCCTCGGACATGGAACCCACCTCCAGCTCCGAGGACACCAAGGTGTCCAAGCGCATAAGAACCAGCTCGACTGGCACCGCGACCACCCTCCATGGAGGGAAAACTGAACCCCCGGCTCCGCCCCTGCTGGACCCGACATGCCCCTCCCCCGTGCTCATTGATTGCCCCCATCCCAACTGCAATAAGAAGTACAAGCACATCAACGGGCTGAAGTACCACCAGGCGCGTGCCCACAACGAGCACGATGTCCGACTAGACCAGGACGCAGACAGCGAGTACGGCGACGAGCTCAGCCTCCATCCCGACCCTGCGGCCTGCAATGGCGCCGCCATCTCCCCCGCTCGATCCACTACGCCGAAAGGGCGGGGATTTGATGCCCCCTCCCCTTCGTCGGGGAAGCAGGCATCAAAGCAGGGTAAGAAGAAGGGGGGAGAGCCTGAGCCCGAGGGGACGGATGGCGGCGAGGACGCCGCGTGTTTGACCGACGAGGCCAGTAACGATAGCATGGATGACAGGAAAGCCAAGAAGATGGCAGCAGGCGCCAAAGCAGATAAGATTACTCCTAAGGGCGTGAAGCCCAGTCGCCCCGTGGCCCCCACTGGCCCTGGCGGCCCCAGCCTCTCCCCTTACAGCCTTCAGGCGTCCTCCCCCGCCATGGGCTCCGTGGTGCAATCTGTCCCCAAGAGTCCCCAGATGAAAAACGTTCAACCAAAACCTCCCTCACTGGCTGACCCCGCCTCAAGCCCCTCCCTCAccaaggacaagaagaagaaagacAAGAAGAAGCGGGAGGGGGGGAAGGAGTGCGACAGTCCGAAGGGGGCAGGGAAAGAGGTGAGGCCAGAGGACGTGTACGGCGAGGCATCGGATGCCTTGCTCAACGGCTCCTCGGATGCTCAGCAGAACAGACTGGCGAGTATCAAGGCTGAGGCGGACAAAGTCTACAGCTTTACTGACAACGCACCCAGCCCTTCCATCGGAGGGGCCAGCAGGGTGGAGGGCGCCCCTCCGCACCATCTCAACCAAAACGGGGCGGACAGTGCGTCTGTCAAAACTGGTAGCCCCGCCTACTCGGACATTTCCGATGCCGGGGAGGACGGTGAAGGCAGGGCAGAAGGGGTGAAGGTAAAGACGGAGCCCGACGCGGGGCCTCGTGAAGGGGCCAAGAAGGCACTCTTCCCGCCCCAGGCGCCCAGCAAGGACTCCCCCTACTACCACAACTATGACTCGTACTACTCCCCGGGCTACGCTAACCCGAGCCCAGCCGCTGCCGCCCCGCCTCATGTGGAGGGGAGGGTTAAAAAGGAGGAGGAGCCAGATGTGGTGGAGGAGAGCAAAGTGAAGTTGGAACCTCAGGAGGACAGGAAGGTGGATCTCGGAGCGCAGCAGCCATCAGTCATCCAGCAGCGCTCCAACATGTACGCCCAGCCCCTCTACTACAACCAGTACTACGTCCCCCCATACTCCTACTCCCCTGACCAGGCTTACCACGCCCACCTGCTGGCCTCTAACCCCGCCTACCGCCAGCAGTACGAGGAGAGGCAGCGGCTCGCCGATAAAAAGGCAGACGGGAAAGATGAGTGGAAGCAGAAGGCGTCCGTCCCGCCCACCCTGACCCGGGCCCCCAGCCTCACTGACCTGGCCACCAAAGGCAAGGCCAAGGAGGCGGGGCCAGAACTGGCCAAGTCTGTCATCATGGTAAAGAGCGAGGACCCTAAGACCTCCGCGGCTCAGCCGGAGGGGCTGAAGATGAAGCTGAGTGAAGCAGGACATCATGGGAAGGACGAGGCCAAAGCGGGGGCAGAGTCTGCTCGGCCGTCTGGTGTGGAGTCCGCCATGTGGTACAGACAG GAGCCCGACTCGCGCTTGTGGCCTTACGTGTACCCCAACAAGTACTCCGAGGCCCCCAAGGCGCAGGAGGACGAGCGCTGGAAGGACGAGCGGGAGCGCGACAAGAAAGCCAAGGAGGAGCGTCTGCGTCCCAAGGAGGTTCCTCATAAAGAGGAGGCCAAGGAGGGGGCGGAGGGACGGGCGCAGATGCCCCCAGAGGAGCAGAGGGTCGCTGGGAAAGAGATGCGGCCCTCTCATGTGCAGTTTTCGTCCCCTCTGGCCCAGCACCAGGGTTACATGCCCTACATGCACGGACCTTATGCCTACGGCCACCAGGCCTATGAGCCCGGACACCCCGGATACAGAGGCATGCCTTCAGTCATGATGCAGAACTACCCTG GCTATCTGCCCGCCGGGTACTCCTTCTCGGCGTACGGCGGTAAGGCGACGGTAGGCGAGGAGGGCGAGAAAGCGTCCCGCTCCAGCCCCACAGTAAAACCGACGGGTGAGTCTAAAGCTCTGGACCTCCTGCAGCAGCACGCCAGCCAATACAAGAACAAGTCGCCGTCCGTCTGCGACAAAGCGCCGCACGAGCGAGACAGGGAGGGCGAGCGGCCACGCTCCTCGCCATCCCAGCGCATGCTGCCTTCGCATCACCACCTGGGGTACCCGCTGCTGTCGGGACAGTACGACCTGCCCTACGCCTCAG GTCTGTCGTCCTCCGCCATCGTCGCCAGTCAGCAGGCGTCTGCCCCGTCCATGTACCCACCCGCACGGAGGTGA
- the gramd2ab gene encoding GRAM domain-containing protein 2A isoform X1 gives MADILEQSDEVLAPHEVDPPREEDSLLLFRMHVTDDLSYEDVKKCYRGSTVNKYNSQYHKLFQTVPKDELLMKVYSCALLRDILLQGRLYISRNWLCFYAHLFGKDIKVCIPVVSVRLVKKHKTAGLVPNGLAITMDTGQKYVFVSLLSRDNVYDVLRRICTHLQVNGKSLSVKEFLEEPSSLSMDEFPEVAPWSRTPSLPTVSSSLPDLLGDSSSPSHAPDTPFIAHTLTEEEHLEVLPQMCDEEKQLLKVFILLVAVLVLSSSYLAFRVCRLEQRLSFLTHRCGEVPCWTTNQRP, from the exons ATGGCGGACATCTTGGAGCAGAGTGATGAAGTCCTGGCCCCCCATGAGGTGGACCCACCCAGGGAGGAGGACAGCCTGTTACTTTTCAG GATGCATGTGACTGATGACTTGTCGTATGAAGACGTGAAAAAGTGTTACAGAGGATca acAGTGAATAAGTACAACAGTCAATACCACAAACTTTTTCAGACGGTCCCTAAAGATGAGCTCTTAATGAAAG TGTACTCGTGTGCGCTGCTGCGTGACATCCTGCTTCAAGGCCGCCTTTACATTTCCAGAAACTGGTTGTGTTTCTACGCCCACCTCTTTGGAAAGGACATCAAG GTGTGCATTCCCGTGGTTTCGGTGCGACTGGTGAAAAAACACAAGACTGCCGGCCTGGTGCCAAATGGCCTGGCTATCACCATGGATACGGGCCAGAAG TACGTGTTTGTGTCGTTACTTTCCAGGGACAACGTGTACGACGTCCTCAGGAGGATCTGCACTCACCTGCAG GTGAACGGGAAGAGTCTGAGTGTGAAAGAGTTCCTGGAGGAGCCCAGCTCCTTGTCCATG gatgAGTTTCCCGAAGTTGCGCCGTGGTCGAGGACGCCGTCACTTCCCACCGTCTCCTCGTCGCTTCCTGATCTGCTTGGGGACTCCTCCTCccctagccacgcccccgacaCGCCCTTCATAGCGCACACTCTGACTG aagaaGAGCATCTGGAAGTTCTTCCACAGATGTGTGACGAGGAGAAGCAGCTGCTCAAAGTGTTCATCCTGCT cGTGGCGGTGTTGGTGTTGTCGTCGTCTTACCTCGCCTTCCGGGTGTGTCGTCTGGAGCAGCGGCTCAGCTTCCTCACGCACAG GTGTGGCGAGGTGCCCTGCTGGACGACCAATCAGAGGCCTTGA
- the gramd2ab gene encoding GRAM domain-containing protein 2A isoform X2 encodes MHVTDDLSYEDVKKCYRGSTVNKYNSQYHKLFQTVPKDELLMKVYSCALLRDILLQGRLYISRNWLCFYAHLFGKDIKVCIPVVSVRLVKKHKTAGLVPNGLAITMDTGQKYVFVSLLSRDNVYDVLRRICTHLQVNGKSLSVKEFLEEPSSLSMDEFPEVAPWSRTPSLPTVSSSLPDLLGDSSSPSHAPDTPFIAHTLTEEEHLEVLPQMCDEEKQLLKVFILLVAVLVLSSSYLAFRVCRLEQRLSFLTHRCGEVPCWTTNQRP; translated from the exons ATGCATGTGACTGATGACTTGTCGTATGAAGACGTGAAAAAGTGTTACAGAGGATca acAGTGAATAAGTACAACAGTCAATACCACAAACTTTTTCAGACGGTCCCTAAAGATGAGCTCTTAATGAAAG TGTACTCGTGTGCGCTGCTGCGTGACATCCTGCTTCAAGGCCGCCTTTACATTTCCAGAAACTGGTTGTGTTTCTACGCCCACCTCTTTGGAAAGGACATCAAG GTGTGCATTCCCGTGGTTTCGGTGCGACTGGTGAAAAAACACAAGACTGCCGGCCTGGTGCCAAATGGCCTGGCTATCACCATGGATACGGGCCAGAAG TACGTGTTTGTGTCGTTACTTTCCAGGGACAACGTGTACGACGTCCTCAGGAGGATCTGCACTCACCTGCAG GTGAACGGGAAGAGTCTGAGTGTGAAAGAGTTCCTGGAGGAGCCCAGCTCCTTGTCCATG gatgAGTTTCCCGAAGTTGCGCCGTGGTCGAGGACGCCGTCACTTCCCACCGTCTCCTCGTCGCTTCCTGATCTGCTTGGGGACTCCTCCTCccctagccacgcccccgacaCGCCCTTCATAGCGCACACTCTGACTG aagaaGAGCATCTGGAAGTTCTTCCACAGATGTGTGACGAGGAGAAGCAGCTGCTCAAAGTGTTCATCCTGCT cGTGGCGGTGTTGGTGTTGTCGTCGTCTTACCTCGCCTTCCGGGTGTGTCGTCTGGAGCAGCGGCTCAGCTTCCTCACGCACAG GTGTGGCGAGGTGCCCTGCTGGACGACCAATCAGAGGCCTTGA